The Macaca thibetana thibetana isolate TM-01 chromosome 19, ASM2454274v1, whole genome shotgun sequence genome has a segment encoding these proteins:
- the NDUFA3 gene encoding NADH dehydrogenase [ubiquinone] 1 alpha subcomplex subunit 3 isoform X2, with protein sequence MAASKCRWRAGLCGTGNLRAVLGLRTRRLPQECLGQGASAGRVLRHRGPRYNYAHIQPLRQVLHHDQRGHALQLPRTLETCWSQWPTSCPTVPVRDDGNMPDVPSHPQDPQGPSLEWLKKL encoded by the exons ATGGCTGCGAGTAAGTGCCGGTGGCGCGCGGGGCTCTGTGGTACCGGGAACCTCCGGGCGGTCCTGGGGCTGAG GACTCGGCGCCTTCCTCAAGAATGCCTGGGACAAGGAGCCAGTGCTGGTCGCGTCCTTCGTCATCGGGGGCCTCG CTATAATTATGCCCACATTCAGCCCCTACGTCAAGTACTCCATCATGATCAACGAGGCCACGCCCTACAACTACCCAG GACTCTGGAGACATGCTGGTCTCAGTGGCCCACCTCCTGTCCCACAGTGCCCGTCCGTGATGATGGGAACATGCCGGACGTGCCCAGCCACCCCCAGGACCCTCAGGGCCCCAGCCTGGAGTGGCTTAAGAAACTGTGA
- the TFPT gene encoding TCF3 fusion partner isoform X2 has product MAAVGFEEFSAPPGSELALPPLFGGHILESELETEVEFVSGGLGGSGLRERDEEEEAARGRRRRQRELNRRKYQALGRRCREIEQVNERVLNRLHQVQRITRRLQQERRFLMRVLDSYGDDYRASQFTIVLEDEGSQGTDAPTPGNAENEPPEKEALSPPRRTPAPPEPGSPAPGEGPSGRKRRRVPRDGRRAGTALTPELASVQIKVEEDFGFEADEALDSSWVSRGPDKLLPYPTLASPASD; this is encoded by the exons ATGGCAGCCGTGGGCTTTGAGGAGTTCTCAGCGCCGCCGGGCTCGGAGTTGGCGCTGCCTCCCCTATTTGGGGGCCACATCCTGGAGAGCGAGCTGGAGACGGAAGTGGAGTTTGTGTCAGGGGGTCTGGGGGGCTCAGGGCTCCGGGAGCGagatgaagaggaagaggcagCCCGGGGTCGGCGGCGGCGCCAGCGGGAATTAAATCGCAGAAAGTACCAGGCATTAGGACGGCGCTGCCGGGAGATCGAGCAG GTGAACGAGCGGGTCCTGAACAGGCTCCATCAGGTGCAGAGGATAACtcggaggctgcagcaggagcgGAG GTTCCTCATGAGGGTGCTGGACTCCTATGGGGATGACTACCGGGCCAGCCAGTTCACCATTGTGCTAGAG GATGAGGGCAGCCAGGGCACGGATGCTCCTACCCCAGGCAATGCTGAGAATGAGCCTCCAGAGAAAGAGGCACTGTCCCCGCCCAGAAGGACTCCTGCACCCCCGGAACCTGGCAGCCCAGCGCCCGGCGAGGGGCCCAGTGGGCGGAAGAGGCGGCGAGTGCCGCGGGATGGACGCCGAGCGGGAACTGCGCTGACTCCAGAGCTGGCTTCAGTGCAG ATTAAGGTCGAGGAAGACTTTGGCTTTGAAGCAGATGAGGCCCTGGATTCCAGCTGGGTTTCTCGGGGTCCAGATAAACTGCTGCCCTACCCAACTCTGGCCAGCCCAGCCTCTGACTGA
- the NDUFA3 gene encoding NADH dehydrogenase [ubiquinone] 1 alpha subcomplex subunit 3 isoform X7, whose protein sequence is MAARLGAFLKNAWDKEPVLVASFVIGGLAIIMPTFSPYVKYSIMINEATPYNYPVPVRDDGNMPDVPSHPQDPQGPSLEWLKKL, encoded by the exons ATGGCTGCGA GACTCGGCGCCTTCCTCAAGAATGCCTGGGACAAGGAGCCAGTGCTGGTCGCGTCCTTCGTCATCGGGGGCCTCG CTATAATTATGCCCACATTCAGCCCCTACGTCAAGTACTCCATCATGATCAACGAGGCCACGCCCTACAACTACCCAG TGCCCGTCCGTGATGATGGGAACATGCCGGACGTGCCCAGCCACCCCCAGGACCCTCAGGGCCCCAGCCTGGAGTGGCTTAAGAAACTGTGA
- the NDUFA3 gene encoding NADH dehydrogenase [ubiquinone] 1 alpha subcomplex subunit 3 isoform X8 produces MAASKCRWRAGLCGTGNLRAVLGLRTRRLPQECLGQGASAGRVLRHRGPRYNYAHIQPLRQVLHHDQRGHALQLPSCPGPRRS; encoded by the exons ATGGCTGCGAGTAAGTGCCGGTGGCGCGCGGGGCTCTGTGGTACCGGGAACCTCCGGGCGGTCCTGGGGCTGAG GACTCGGCGCCTTCCTCAAGAATGCCTGGGACAAGGAGCCAGTGCTGGTCGCGTCCTTCGTCATCGGGGGCCTCG CTATAATTATGCCCACATTCAGCCCCTACGTCAAGTACTCCATCATGATCAACGAGGCCACGCCCTACAACTACCCAG CTGTCCTGGACCCAGACGGTCCTGA
- the NDUFA3 gene encoding NADH dehydrogenase [ubiquinone] 1 alpha subcomplex subunit 3 isoform X1, with protein MAASKCRWRAGLCGTGNLRAVLGLRTRRLPQECLGQGASAGRVLRHRGPRLECSGLISTHCNLCLPGSSDSPVSASWVAGITAIIMPTFSPYVKYSIMINEATPYNYPGLWRHAGLSGPPPVPQCPSVMMGTCRTCPATPRTLRAPAWSGLRNCEHLY; from the exons ATGGCTGCGAGTAAGTGCCGGTGGCGCGCGGGGCTCTGTGGTACCGGGAACCTCCGGGCGGTCCTGGGGCTGAG GACTCGGCGCCTTCCTCAAGAATGCCTGGGACAAGGAGCCAGTGCTGGTCGCGTCCTTCGTCATCGGGGGCCTCG gctggagtgtagtggcctgatctcaactcactgcaacctctgcctcccggggtcaagcgattctcctgtctcagcctcctgggtagctgggattacag CTATAATTATGCCCACATTCAGCCCCTACGTCAAGTACTCCATCATGATCAACGAGGCCACGCCCTACAACTACCCAG GACTCTGGAGACATGCTGGTCTCAGTGGCCCACCTCCTGTCCCACAGTGCCCGTCCGTGATGATGGGAACATGCCGGACGTGCCCAGCCACCCCCAGGACCCTCAGGGCCCCAGCCTGGAGTGGCTTAAGAAACTGTGAGCACCTTTACTGA
- the TFPT gene encoding TCF3 fusion partner isoform X1, whose translation MELEQREGTMAAVGFEEFSAPPGSELALPPLFGGHILESELETEVEFVSGGLGGSGLRERDEEEEAARGRRRRQRELNRRKYQALGRRCREIEQVNERVLNRLHQVQRITRRLQQERRFLMRVLDSYGDDYRASQFTIVLEDEGSQGTDAPTPGNAENEPPEKEALSPPRRTPAPPEPGSPAPGEGPSGRKRRRVPRDGRRAGTALTPELASVQIKVEEDFGFEADEALDSSWVSRGPDKLLPYPTLASPASD comes from the exons ATGGAATTGGAGCAGAGAGAAGG GACCATGGCAGCCGTGGGCTTTGAGGAGTTCTCAGCGCCGCCGGGCTCGGAGTTGGCGCTGCCTCCCCTATTTGGGGGCCACATCCTGGAGAGCGAGCTGGAGACGGAAGTGGAGTTTGTGTCAGGGGGTCTGGGGGGCTCAGGGCTCCGGGAGCGagatgaagaggaagaggcagCCCGGGGTCGGCGGCGGCGCCAGCGGGAATTAAATCGCAGAAAGTACCAGGCATTAGGACGGCGCTGCCGGGAGATCGAGCAG GTGAACGAGCGGGTCCTGAACAGGCTCCATCAGGTGCAGAGGATAACtcggaggctgcagcaggagcgGAG GTTCCTCATGAGGGTGCTGGACTCCTATGGGGATGACTACCGGGCCAGCCAGTTCACCATTGTGCTAGAG GATGAGGGCAGCCAGGGCACGGATGCTCCTACCCCAGGCAATGCTGAGAATGAGCCTCCAGAGAAAGAGGCACTGTCCCCGCCCAGAAGGACTCCTGCACCCCCGGAACCTGGCAGCCCAGCGCCCGGCGAGGGGCCCAGTGGGCGGAAGAGGCGGCGAGTGCCGCGGGATGGACGCCGAGCGGGAACTGCGCTGACTCCAGAGCTGGCTTCAGTGCAG ATTAAGGTCGAGGAAGACTTTGGCTTTGAAGCAGATGAGGCCCTGGATTCCAGCTGGGTTTCTCGGGGTCCAGATAAACTGCTGCCCTACCCAACTCTGGCCAGCCCAGCCTCTGACTGA
- the NDUFA3 gene encoding NADH dehydrogenase [ubiquinone] 1 alpha subcomplex subunit 3 isoform X5, translating into MAARLGAFLKNAWDKEPVLVASFVIGGLAIIMPTFSPYVKYSIMINEATPYNYPGLWRHAGLSGPPPVPQCPSVMMGTCRTCPATPRTLRAPAWSGLRNCEHLY; encoded by the exons ATGGCTGCGA GACTCGGCGCCTTCCTCAAGAATGCCTGGGACAAGGAGCCAGTGCTGGTCGCGTCCTTCGTCATCGGGGGCCTCG CTATAATTATGCCCACATTCAGCCCCTACGTCAAGTACTCCATCATGATCAACGAGGCCACGCCCTACAACTACCCAG GACTCTGGAGACATGCTGGTCTCAGTGGCCCACCTCCTGTCCCACAGTGCCCGTCCGTGATGATGGGAACATGCCGGACGTGCCCAGCCACCCCCAGGACCCTCAGGGCCCCAGCCTGGAGTGGCTTAAGAAACTGTGAGCACCTTTACTGA
- the OSCAR gene encoding osteoclast-associated immunoglobulin-like receptor, which translates to MTQSPTGPHLDPLFPKRRSGSGFLMFPHFLGGERMQPSPDSSSSRYLPTMALVLILQLLTLWPLCHTDITPSVPPALYPKPWLGAQPATVVTPGVNVTLRCRAPQPAWRFGLFKLGEIGPPLFRDVSSELAEFFLEEVTPAQGGSYHCCYRRPDWRPGVWSQPSDPLELLVTEQLPRPSLVALPGPVVAPGANVSLRCAGRLRNMSFVLYREGVAAPLQYRDSARPWADFPLLGARAPGTYSCYYHTPSAPYVLSQRSEALVISWEDSSSSDYTRGNLVRLGLAGLVLISLGALVTFDWRSQSRAPAGVRP; encoded by the exons ATGACACAGTCACCCACAGGCCCCCACCTCGATCCTCTCTTCCCTAAACGACGATCTGGGTCTGGctttctgatgtttcctcatttcctgggaggggagaggatgcAACCAAGCCCTGATTCCAGCTCCAGCAGATATCTGCCTACCATGGCCCTGGTGCTGATCCTCCAGCTGCTGACCCTCT GGCCTCTGTGTCACACGGACATTACTCCATCTG TCCCCCCAGCTTTATACCCCAAGCCATGGCTGGGAGCTCAGCCGGCTACAGTTGTGACCCCTGGGGTCAATGTGACCTTGAGGTGCCGGGCACCCCAACCCGCCTGGAGATTTGGACTTTTCAAGCTTGGAGAGATTGGTCCCCCTCTCTTCCGGGATGTGTCCTCCGAGCTGGCAGAATTCTTTCTGGAGGAGGTGACTCCAGCCCAAGGGGGAAGTTACCACTGCTGCTACCGGAGGCCAGACTGGAGGCCGGGTGTCTGGTCCCAGCCCAGCGATCCCCTGGAGCTGCTGGTGACAG AGCAGCTGCCGCGGCCGTCGCTGGTGGCGCTGCCCGGGCCGGTGGTGGCTCCCGGCGCCAACGTAAGCCTGCGCTGCGCCGGCCGCCTGCGGAACATGAGCTTCGTGCTGTACCGCGAGGGCGTGGCGGCCCCGCTGCAGTACCGCGACTCCGCGCGGCCCTGGGCTGACTTCCCGCTGCTGGGCGCCCGCGCTCCCGGCACCTACAGCTGCTACTACCACACGCCCTCCGCGCCCTACGTGCTGTCGCAGCGCAGCGAGGCGCTGGTCATCAGCTGGGAAG ACTCTAGCTCCTCCGACTACACTCGGGGGAACCTTGTCCGCCTGGGGCTGGCCGGTCTGGTCCTCATCTCCCTGGGCGCACTGGTCACTTTTGACTGGCGCAGCCAGAGCCGTGCTCCTGCTGGTGTCCGCCCTTGA
- the NDUFA3 gene encoding NADH dehydrogenase [ubiquinone] 1 alpha subcomplex subunit 3 isoform X3 — protein MAASKCRWRAGLCGTGNLRAVLGLRTRRLPQECLGQGASAGRVLRHRGPRATFPWGSPLCLSTAIIMPTFSPYVKYSIMINEATPYNYPVPVRDDGNMPDVPSHPQDPQGPSLEWLKKL, from the exons ATGGCTGCGAGTAAGTGCCGGTGGCGCGCGGGGCTCTGTGGTACCGGGAACCTCCGGGCGGTCCTGGGGCTGAG GACTCGGCGCCTTCCTCAAGAATGCCTGGGACAAGGAGCCAGTGCTGGTCGCGTCCTTCGTCATCGGGGGCCTCG AGCCACCTTCCCCTGGGGCTCACCCCTGTGTCTCTCCACAGCTATAATTATGCCCACATTCAGCCCCTACGTCAAGTACTCCATCATGATCAACGAGGCCACGCCCTACAACTACCCAG TGCCCGTCCGTGATGATGGGAACATGCCGGACGTGCCCAGCCACCCCCAGGACCCTCAGGGCCCCAGCCTGGAGTGGCTTAAGAAACTGTGA
- the NDUFA3 gene encoding NADH dehydrogenase [ubiquinone] 1 alpha subcomplex subunit 3 isoform X9: MAASKCRWRAGLCGTGNLRAVLGLRTRRLPQECLGQGASAGRVLRHRGPRYNYAHIQPLRQVLHHDQRGHALQLPRRS; the protein is encoded by the exons ATGGCTGCGAGTAAGTGCCGGTGGCGCGCGGGGCTCTGTGGTACCGGGAACCTCCGGGCGGTCCTGGGGCTGAG GACTCGGCGCCTTCCTCAAGAATGCCTGGGACAAGGAGCCAGTGCTGGTCGCGTCCTTCGTCATCGGGGGCCTCG CTATAATTATGCCCACATTCAGCCCCTACGTCAAGTACTCCATCATGATCAACGAGGCCACGCCCTACAACTACCCAG ACGGTCCTGA
- the NDUFA3 gene encoding NADH dehydrogenase [ubiquinone] 1 alpha subcomplex subunit 3 isoform X4: protein MAASKCRWRAGLCGTGNLRAVLGLRTRRLPQECLGQGASAGRVLRHRGPRYNYAHIQPLRQVLHHDQRGHALQLPRFLSCFPISFDPSSLSLALSLWFSMSLSLCISCLFLHH, encoded by the exons ATGGCTGCGAGTAAGTGCCGGTGGCGCGCGGGGCTCTGTGGTACCGGGAACCTCCGGGCGGTCCTGGGGCTGAG GACTCGGCGCCTTCCTCAAGAATGCCTGGGACAAGGAGCCAGTGCTGGTCGCGTCCTTCGTCATCGGGGGCCTCG CTATAATTATGCCCACATTCAGCCCCTACGTCAAGTACTCCATCATGATCAACGAGGCCACGCCCTACAACTACCCAG GTTTCTGTCCTGTTTCCCCATCTCTTTCGACCCTAGCTCgctctcgctcgctctctctctctggttttcCATGTCTCTcagtctctgtatttcctgcctCTTTTTGCATCACTGA
- the NDUFA3 gene encoding NADH dehydrogenase [ubiquinone] 1 alpha subcomplex subunit 3 isoform X6: MPGTRSQCWSRPSSSGASSHLPLGLTPVSLHSYNYAHIQPLRQVLHHDQRGHALQLPRTLETCWSQWPTSCPTVPVRDDGNMPDVPSHPQDPQGPSLEWLKKL; this comes from the exons ATGCCTGGGACAAGGAGCCAGTGCTGGTCGCGTCCTTCGTCATCGGGGGCCTCG AGCCACCTTCCCCTGGGGCTCACCCCTGTGTCTCTCCACAGCTATAATTATGCCCACATTCAGCCCCTACGTCAAGTACTCCATCATGATCAACGAGGCCACGCCCTACAACTACCCAG GACTCTGGAGACATGCTGGTCTCAGTGGCCCACCTCCTGTCCCACAGTGCCCGTCCGTGATGATGGGAACATGCCGGACGTGCCCAGCCACCCCCAGGACCCTCAGGGCCCCAGCCTGGAGTGGCTTAAGAAACTGTGA